The following proteins are encoded in a genomic region of Larus michahellis chromosome W unlocalized genomic scaffold, bLarMic1.1 SUPER_W_unloc_1, whole genome shotgun sequence:
- the LOC141736644 gene encoding E3 ubiquitin-protein ligase RBBP6-like, which translates to MSAVHYKFSSKLNYDIVTFDGLHISLRDLKCRIMGREKLKAANSDLQISNAQTEEEYTDDNALIPKNSSVIVRRIPVGGVKATSKTSVRSRTEPVSGTSKAVCKITISLFYVWKRSSIFLQV; encoded by the exons ATGTCTGCTGTCCATTACAAGTTCTCCTCTAAGCTGAACTACGATATAGTGACCTTCGATGGCCTCCACATCTCCCTCCGCGACCTCAAGTGCCGGATCATGGGCCGTGAGAAGCTGAAGGCGGCCAACAGTGacctgcagatcagcaacgcccagaccgAAGAAG aatacacagatgacaatgccctgattcctaagaactcatcggtgattgtcagaagaatccctgttggaggagtgaaagctaccagcaaaacatctgttag aagtcgaactgagccagtgagtggaacatcaaaagcagtatgtaaaatcacaatctcacttttttacgtttggaaaaggagcagcatttttcttcaggtttga